A DNA window from Siniperca chuatsi isolate FFG_IHB_CAS linkage group LG6, ASM2008510v1, whole genome shotgun sequence contains the following coding sequences:
- the LOC122877313 gene encoding synapse-associated protein 1-like, whose protein sequence is MFKNWGAWLGIENENGHVKQEGESIVDVSEEKNHDIVKIAAVAESEQTSAVEEHAQPPQLQKAKGFSGYVYKFASSASKKLSESVVETAQTLKKSVEEGTINGIIDKTILGDFQKEQERFVQEKKARKSGAAVPPWVGYNEEDTIQQQILALSADKRNFLRDPPAGVQFHFEFEQMYPVAMVMLEEDELLRKMRFHLVPKQVKEEVFWKNYFYRVSLIKQSAQLTALAAQQAAERRDMEKTGTNPEAVHQKDVVKRKTSPPIRSTKPKSSEDEEEISTSPPVSEFVSDAFDSCKINEDDLRKEMEQLVLDKREHPNAQQEETADWERELQEELQEYDMLADDNESRDDNWDREIEEMLKEDS, encoded by the exons ATGTTTAAGAACTGGGGAGCCTGGCTTGGAATAGAAAACGAAAATGGCCACGTTAAACAAGAAGGCGAGTCTATTGTTGATGTTAGTGAAGAGAAGAATCATGACATAGTTAAAATAGCTGCTGTTGCTGAAAGTGAGCAGACCAGTGCTGTTGAGGAACATGCTCAACCGCCTCAACTCCAAAAAGCTAAGGGCTTCAGTG GTTACGTTTATAAATTCGCCAGCAGTGCCTCAAAGAAACTGTCCGAGTCTGTCGTTGAAACTGCACAAACCCTAAAAAAAAGTGTGGAGGAGGGGACGATAAATGGAATTATTGACAAG ACCATTTTGGGTGATTTCCAGAAAGAACAAGAAAGATTTGTTCAGGAGAAAAAAGCAAGAAAGTCTG GTGCTGCTGTGCCACCATGGGTTGGTTATAATGAAGAGGACACCATACAGCAACAGATTTTAGCTCTGTCAGCT GATAAAAGAAATTTTTTGCGAGATCCTCCTGCTGGGGTGCAATTTCACTTTGAGTTTGAGCAAATGTATCCAGTCGCCATGGTGATGTTGGAGGAAGATGAGCTCCTTCGGAAGATGCGCTTCCATCTGGTCCCCAAACA GGTGAAAGAGGAAGTCTTCTGGAAGAATTACTTCTACCGTGTGTCCTTAATAAAACAGTCAGCTCAGCTCACAGCTCTAGCAGCACAACAGGCTGCTGAGCGGAGAGACATGGAGAAAACTGGCACCAATCCTGAGGCTGTTCATCAAAAGG aTGTAGTTAAACGGAAAACTTCACCTCCCATCCGCAGTACCAAACCAAAGTCAAGTGAG GATGAAGAGGAGATCTCCACCAGCCCGCCTGTGTCTGAATTTGTGAGTGATGCTTTTGACTCATGCAAGATAAATGAGGACGACCTACGCAAAGAAATGGAACAGCTGGTCCTGGACAAGAGGGAACATCCAAACGCACAACAGG AGGAGACTGCTGACTGGGAGAGAGAGCTGCAGGAGGAACTTCAGGAGTACGACATGCTGGCTGATGATAATGAGAGCCGTGATGACAACTGGGACAGGGAGATTGAAGAGATGCTAAAGGAGGACAGTTAG
- the LOC122877317 gene encoding AP-1 complex subunit sigma-2 isoform X3, which produces MSASLPNQKLDANWPYMSRGGVGWLISSTENTVLLFKMQFMLLFSRQGKLRLQKWYVPLSDKEKKKITRELVQTVLARKPKMCSFLEWRDLKIVYKRYASLYFCCAIENQDNELITLEIIHRYVELLDKYFGSVCELDIIFNFEKAYFILDEFLLGGEAQETSKKNVLKAIEQADLLQEETETPRSVLEEIGLT; this is translated from the exons ATGAGCGCTTCATTGCCCAATCAGAAGCTTGATGCCAACTGGCCGTATATGTCTCGGGGTGGCGTTGGGTGGCTCATTTCTTCAACGGAGAATACAGTGTTGTTATTCAAG ATGCAGTTCATGCTTCTATTCAGTAGACAAGGCAAGCTCAGGCTTCAGAAATGGTACGTGCCTTTGTCTGataaggagaaaaagaagatcACCAGAGAGTTGGTGCAGACGGTCCTGGCTCGAAAGCCCAAAATGTGCAGCTTTCTGGAGTGGAGAGACCTCAAGATCGTATATAAGAG ATATGCTAGCCTGTACTTCTGCTGTGCCATAGAGAACCAGGACAACGAGCTCATCACACTGGAGATCATCCACAGATATGTGGAGCTGCTGGACAAATACTTTGGCAGT GTTTGTGAGCTGGACATTATTTTCAACTTTGAGAAGGCTTACTTCATTCTGGATGAATTCTTGCTGGGTGGGGAAGCTCAGGAGACGTCCAAAAAGAATGTATTGAAGGCCATTGAGCAGGCTGACTTGCTACAGGAG GAAACAGAGACCCCGCGCAGCGTACTGGAGGAAATTGGACTGACATAA
- the LOC122877317 gene encoding AP-1 complex subunit sigma-2 isoform X4 → MSASLPNQKLDANWPYMSRGGVGWLISSTENTVLLFKMQFMLLFSRQGKLRLQKWYVPLSDKEKKKITRELVQTVLARKPKMCSFLEWRDLKIVYKRYASLYFCCAIENQDNELITLEIIHRYVELLDKYFGSVCELDIIFNFEKAYFILDEFLLGGEAQETSKKNVLKAIEQADLLQESQSEDWGSLPNEEIL, encoded by the exons ATGAGCGCTTCATTGCCCAATCAGAAGCTTGATGCCAACTGGCCGTATATGTCTCGGGGTGGCGTTGGGTGGCTCATTTCTTCAACGGAGAATACAGTGTTGTTATTCAAG ATGCAGTTCATGCTTCTATTCAGTAGACAAGGCAAGCTCAGGCTTCAGAAATGGTACGTGCCTTTGTCTGataaggagaaaaagaagatcACCAGAGAGTTGGTGCAGACGGTCCTGGCTCGAAAGCCCAAAATGTGCAGCTTTCTGGAGTGGAGAGACCTCAAGATCGTATATAAGAG ATATGCTAGCCTGTACTTCTGCTGTGCCATAGAGAACCAGGACAACGAGCTCATCACACTGGAGATCATCCACAGATATGTGGAGCTGCTGGACAAATACTTTGGCAGT GTTTGTGAGCTGGACATTATTTTCAACTTTGAGAAGGCTTACTTCATTCTGGATGAATTCTTGCTGGGTGGGGAAGCTCAGGAGACGTCCAAAAAGAATGTATTGAAGGCCATTGAGCAGGCTGACTTGCTACAGGAG AGCCAGAGTGAAGACTGGGGAAGTTTGCCAAATGAGGAGATCTTGTAA
- the LOC122877317 gene encoding AP-1 complex subunit sigma-2 isoform X6, with the protein MSASLPNQKLDANWPYMSRGGVGWLISSTENTVLLFKMQFMLLFSRQGKLRLQKWYVPLSDKEKKKITRELVQTVLARKPKMCSFLEWRDLKIVYKRYASLYFCCAIENQDNELITLEIIHRYVELLDKYFGSVCELDIIFNFEKAYFILDEFLLGGEAQETSKKNVLKAIEQADLLQEPRHEYFNVPVY; encoded by the exons ATGAGCGCTTCATTGCCCAATCAGAAGCTTGATGCCAACTGGCCGTATATGTCTCGGGGTGGCGTTGGGTGGCTCATTTCTTCAACGGAGAATACAGTGTTGTTATTCAAG ATGCAGTTCATGCTTCTATTCAGTAGACAAGGCAAGCTCAGGCTTCAGAAATGGTACGTGCCTTTGTCTGataaggagaaaaagaagatcACCAGAGAGTTGGTGCAGACGGTCCTGGCTCGAAAGCCCAAAATGTGCAGCTTTCTGGAGTGGAGAGACCTCAAGATCGTATATAAGAG ATATGCTAGCCTGTACTTCTGCTGTGCCATAGAGAACCAGGACAACGAGCTCATCACACTGGAGATCATCCACAGATATGTGGAGCTGCTGGACAAATACTTTGGCAGT GTTTGTGAGCTGGACATTATTTTCAACTTTGAGAAGGCTTACTTCATTCTGGATGAATTCTTGCTGGGTGGGGAAGCTCAGGAGACGTCCAAAAAGAATGTATTGAAGGCCATTGAGCAGGCTGACTTGCTACAGGAG CCCCGTCATGAGTACTTTAATGTGCCTGTGTactga
- the LOC122877317 gene encoding AP-1 complex subunit sigma-2 isoform X1: MSASLPNQKLDANWPYMSRGGVGWLISSTENTVLLFKMQFMLLFSRQGKLRLQKWYVPLSDKEKKKITRELVQTVLARKPKMCSFLEWRDLKIVYKRYASLYFCCAIENQDNELITLEIIHRYVELLDKYFGSVCELDIIFNFEKAYFILDEFLLGGEAQETSKKNVLKAIEQADLLQENLDFQMRLFAGVMVPNMVSESSGLFQN, translated from the exons ATGAGCGCTTCATTGCCCAATCAGAAGCTTGATGCCAACTGGCCGTATATGTCTCGGGGTGGCGTTGGGTGGCTCATTTCTTCAACGGAGAATACAGTGTTGTTATTCAAG ATGCAGTTCATGCTTCTATTCAGTAGACAAGGCAAGCTCAGGCTTCAGAAATGGTACGTGCCTTTGTCTGataaggagaaaaagaagatcACCAGAGAGTTGGTGCAGACGGTCCTGGCTCGAAAGCCCAAAATGTGCAGCTTTCTGGAGTGGAGAGACCTCAAGATCGTATATAAGAG ATATGCTAGCCTGTACTTCTGCTGTGCCATAGAGAACCAGGACAACGAGCTCATCACACTGGAGATCATCCACAGATATGTGGAGCTGCTGGACAAATACTTTGGCAGT GTTTGTGAGCTGGACATTATTTTCAACTTTGAGAAGGCTTACTTCATTCTGGATGAATTCTTGCTGGGTGGGGAAGCTCAGGAGACGTCCAAAAAGAATGTATTGAAGGCCATTGAGCAGGCTGACTTGCTACAGGAG AATCTAGACTTTCAGATGCGCCTATTTGCAG GTGTGATGGTCCCAAATATGGTTTCTGAGTCCTCTGGTCTTTTCCAGAATTAG
- the LOC122877317 gene encoding AP-1 complex subunit sigma-2 isoform X5, which yields MSASLPNQKLDANWPYMSRGGVGWLISSTENTVLLFKMQFMLLFSRQGKLRLQKWYVPLSDKEKKKITRELVQTVLARKPKMCSFLEWRDLKIVYKRYASLYFCCAIENQDNELITLEIIHRYVELLDKYFGSVCELDIIFNFEKAYFILDEFLLGGEAQETSKKNVLKAIEQADLLQENLDFQMRLFAAPS from the exons ATGAGCGCTTCATTGCCCAATCAGAAGCTTGATGCCAACTGGCCGTATATGTCTCGGGGTGGCGTTGGGTGGCTCATTTCTTCAACGGAGAATACAGTGTTGTTATTCAAG ATGCAGTTCATGCTTCTATTCAGTAGACAAGGCAAGCTCAGGCTTCAGAAATGGTACGTGCCTTTGTCTGataaggagaaaaagaagatcACCAGAGAGTTGGTGCAGACGGTCCTGGCTCGAAAGCCCAAAATGTGCAGCTTTCTGGAGTGGAGAGACCTCAAGATCGTATATAAGAG ATATGCTAGCCTGTACTTCTGCTGTGCCATAGAGAACCAGGACAACGAGCTCATCACACTGGAGATCATCCACAGATATGTGGAGCTGCTGGACAAATACTTTGGCAGT GTTTGTGAGCTGGACATTATTTTCAACTTTGAGAAGGCTTACTTCATTCTGGATGAATTCTTGCTGGGTGGGGAAGCTCAGGAGACGTCCAAAAAGAATGTATTGAAGGCCATTGAGCAGGCTGACTTGCTACAGGAG AATCTAGACTTTCAGATGCGCCTATTTGCAG CCCCGTCATGA
- the LOC122877317 gene encoding AP-1 complex subunit sigma-2 isoform X2 yields the protein MSASLPNQKLDANWPYMSRGGVGWLISSTENTVLLFKMQFMLLFSRQGKLRLQKWYVPLSDKEKKKITRELVQTVLARKPKMCSFLEWRDLKIVYKRYASLYFCCAIENQDNELITLEIIHRYVELLDKYFGSVCELDIIFNFEKAYFILDEFLLGGEAQETSKKNVLKAIEQADLLQEDAKETETPRSVLEEIGLT from the exons ATGAGCGCTTCATTGCCCAATCAGAAGCTTGATGCCAACTGGCCGTATATGTCTCGGGGTGGCGTTGGGTGGCTCATTTCTTCAACGGAGAATACAGTGTTGTTATTCAAG ATGCAGTTCATGCTTCTATTCAGTAGACAAGGCAAGCTCAGGCTTCAGAAATGGTACGTGCCTTTGTCTGataaggagaaaaagaagatcACCAGAGAGTTGGTGCAGACGGTCCTGGCTCGAAAGCCCAAAATGTGCAGCTTTCTGGAGTGGAGAGACCTCAAGATCGTATATAAGAG ATATGCTAGCCTGTACTTCTGCTGTGCCATAGAGAACCAGGACAACGAGCTCATCACACTGGAGATCATCCACAGATATGTGGAGCTGCTGGACAAATACTTTGGCAGT GTTTGTGAGCTGGACATTATTTTCAACTTTGAGAAGGCTTACTTCATTCTGGATGAATTCTTGCTGGGTGGGGAAGCTCAGGAGACGTCCAAAAAGAATGTATTGAAGGCCATTGAGCAGGCTGACTTGCTACAGGAG GATGCCAAA GAAACAGAGACCCCGCGCAGCGTACTGGAGGAAATTGGACTGACATAA
- the LOC122877317 gene encoding AP-1 complex subunit sigma-2 isoform X7, translating to MSASLPNQKLDANWPYMSRGGVGWLISSTENTVLLFKMQFMLLFSRQGKLRLQKWYVPLSDKEKKKITRELVQTVLARKPKMCSFLEWRDLKIVYKRYASLYFCCAIENQDNELITLEIIHRYVELLDKYFGSVCELDIIFNFEKAYFILDEFLLGGEAQETSKKNVLKAIEQADLLQEIKVKRNRKS from the exons ATGAGCGCTTCATTGCCCAATCAGAAGCTTGATGCCAACTGGCCGTATATGTCTCGGGGTGGCGTTGGGTGGCTCATTTCTTCAACGGAGAATACAGTGTTGTTATTCAAG ATGCAGTTCATGCTTCTATTCAGTAGACAAGGCAAGCTCAGGCTTCAGAAATGGTACGTGCCTTTGTCTGataaggagaaaaagaagatcACCAGAGAGTTGGTGCAGACGGTCCTGGCTCGAAAGCCCAAAATGTGCAGCTTTCTGGAGTGGAGAGACCTCAAGATCGTATATAAGAG ATATGCTAGCCTGTACTTCTGCTGTGCCATAGAGAACCAGGACAACGAGCTCATCACACTGGAGATCATCCACAGATATGTGGAGCTGCTGGACAAATACTTTGGCAGT GTTTGTGAGCTGGACATTATTTTCAACTTTGAGAAGGCTTACTTCATTCTGGATGAATTCTTGCTGGGTGGGGAAGCTCAGGAGACGTCCAAAAAGAATGTATTGAAGGCCATTGAGCAGGCTGACTTGCTACAGGAG ATCAAAGTCAAGAGGAATAGAAAGAGTTAG